From Trichocoleus sp.:
GACTCTATGATCTGCAAGAGCGGACTGCGGAGGGGGAATGCGCTATCACAACAAAACAGGGCGAAGTTCGCATCTGGGAATTTGGAGCAGCGCCGCTAGGCAGAATTGCAGATGGGCGGCGAATTGTGATCAGCACTGCACTGGATGTCACCGAGCATCGACAAGCAGAAGCACAACTCCGGCGATCGAATCGGGCAATTCGCACCATTAGTGAATGTAATCAGGCATTAGTTCATGCAACGGATGAAGCAACCTTACTGCAAGATATTTGCCGCATTATTGTTGAGTTTGGCGGCTATTGCACGGCCTGGATTGGCTTTGCCGAAACTGACGCAGAGCAGCGAATTCAGCTTGTAGCTCAAGCGGGTTGTGATTTAGATTATCTCAACTGGGTGCAAATGATTTGGGCAAACCCATCACTGGGACAGGGGCTAACGGAAACAGCGATTCGGACGGGGCAAGTCTCGATCGCTCCAGATATCAGCAGCAATGAACAACCCTGCTACAGTGCAGCCCTGAAATGGGGATATCGCTCTTCGATCGCCCTACCGCTTGTCATTGCCGATCGTCCTGTGGGGGCGCTGAATATTGACGCGGCTGAACCCAATGCATTTGACGAGCAAGAGGTGAAGCTCTTAGTCGAGCTGACGCATGATCTGACTTATGGCATTCGGTCACTCCAAACGCGTACCGCGCTACAGCACAGCGAGCAGCAGCTCCAATTAACGCTTCAGGCGGCGAGAGCCGGATCATGGGATCTAAATTTGCTGACTGGAAAGATCTCTGCCTCCAATCAATGCAAAGTGAATTTTGGCTTGCCGCCAGAAGCAGAATTGTCTTATCAAATGTTAGTCGAAACGCGAATTCACTCAGACGATCGGGCTCAGATGCAGCAGTTGGTTCAACAGGCAATTCAGGAGCAAAAGATTTATGAGGCGGAATATCGCAGCATTCACCCGGATGGCAACATTCGCTGGATTATCTCCAGAGGACAGGCTTATTACTACGATGATGGAACGCCCTATCGCATGATTGGGGTAACGCTAGATATTACAGAGCGTAAACAAATTGAGATTCTGCTGCAGGAAACAAAAACAGACTTAGAGATACGCGTACAGGAACGAACTGCCGAATTGACAGAAGTAAACGAACGTCTCTTGAAAGCCCTGCTCCAGCAACGACAGACTCAGTACATGCTCCGCGATAGTGAAGCCAAATTTCGATCGCTGAGTGAGTCTTCTCCAAGCGGCGTGTTTATGACGGACGTTTGGGGAAAAGTTACTTATACCAATCCTCGCGCTCAAGAAATCTGCGGCTACTCTTTTGACGCTGCTTTACAGAATGGTTGGCTGAAATGGGTTCATCCCGATGATTTACCAGAATTCTTGACCTGGTGGCAAACCGATCGCACAATGCCCCAACAGGGAATTTATCCGGAAATCCGCTTTGTTCATGCCAATGGCAAAATCTGCTATGCGCGAGTGCAAACGGCTCCAATTCTCAACGCTGATGGTGACGTGACTGCCTGGGTTGGCACGATCGAAGACATTACCGAAAGCCGAACGATCGTCAAGATGAAGGATGAGTTTGTGTCGATCGTCAGTCATGAACTCCGCACCCCCTTAACGGCAATTCGTGGATCATTAGGGCTATTGGCGACAGGCGTCTATGACAACAAATCGGACAAAAAACAGCGGATGCTCGAAATTGCTGCCCAGCAAACCGATCGTCTGGTGCGTTTAGTGAACGATATTCTCGATTTGCAGCGGCTAGAGTCTGGCAGAATGAAGCTGACCATGCAAGCCTGCGATATTTCAGCCCTGATGCAGCAGTCTGCCGATATTATGCGAGCCAGTGCTGAAGAAAATCAAATTGAGTTGCTGGTCTTTCCCTTGCAGATGCAGGTCTGGGCGGCGCCTGATGCGATCGTTCAAACGCTGACTAATCTGCTTAGCAATGCCATCAAGTTTTCTCCGCCGAAAAGCCAGATCGAATTATCTGCCGTCTGCTGTACTCCCACATGCTCAGTGCTGTTAGCTGTCAAAGACTACGGACGCGGCATTCCTGTCGATAAGCTAGAAGTCATTTTTGAGCGGTTTCAACAGGTCGATGCTTCCGACTCCAGGCAGCGGGGCGGCACCGGGTTAGGACTAACAATCTGCCGCAAAATTATTGAACAACACCAGGGACAAATCTGGGCAGAGAGTATCGTAGGAGAAGGCAGCACGTTCTACTTCACGCTTCCTCTTGCCCTTAACCCCCTTCCTTCAAGCCTTTATGAGCAAACGCATCCTGATTATTGATGATGAAGACGCAATCCGAGAAGTAATGCAAGGCTGTCTGGAAGAGTTGGGTGCATGGCAGGTGTTGACCGCCGGATCAGGACGAGAAGGCTTACAAATTGCCCAAGCTGAACAGCCAGACGGA
This genomic window contains:
- a CDS encoding PAS domain S-box protein translates to MRVSVQRQFLSNGLAVGVVLIVLLILAKFPFLASMPDGCFSIAIILSAKFSWQSGILAVVLSLFSLDYLFIAPVHQWGIADRSGIAQMVILGLVALLVSHLSWRRNCNQQKNTQLSQFYLQNHPEQLQVALSAPRVGLWNWDLLSGTIVWTPEHEALFGLSPGSFDGRYETFDACIHPDDRDKVKQATERARQSHTLYQNEFRVIWSDGTIHWIEGRGQFFYDQKGQAIRMTGRVIDISRRKQAEFALQTTEDKFRQAVLNSPMPIMLHAEDGEVLLINQTWTEITGYSHADIPTTGAWAEKAYGTQKDSALARLNRLYDLQERTAEGECAITTKQGEVRIWEFGAAPLGRIADGRRIVISTALDVTEHRQAEAQLRRSNRAIRTISECNQALVHATDEATLLQDICRIIVEFGGYCTAWIGFAETDAEQRIQLVAQAGCDLDYLNWVQMIWANPSLGQGLTETAIRTGQVSIAPDISSNEQPCYSAALKWGYRSSIALPLVIADRPVGALNIDAAEPNAFDEQEVKLLVELTHDLTYGIRSLQTRTALQHSEQQLQLTLQAARAGSWDLNLLTGKISASNQCKVNFGLPPEAELSYQMLVETRIHSDDRAQMQQLVQQAIQEQKIYEAEYRSIHPDGNIRWIISRGQAYYYDDGTPYRMIGVTLDITERKQIEILLQETKTDLEIRVQERTAELTEVNERLLKALLQQRQTQYMLRDSEAKFRSLSESSPSGVFMTDVWGKVTYTNPRAQEICGYSFDAALQNGWLKWVHPDDLPEFLTWWQTDRTMPQQGIYPEIRFVHANGKICYARVQTAPILNADGDVTAWVGTIEDITESRTIVKMKDEFVSIVSHELRTPLTAIRGSLGLLATGVYDNKSDKKQRMLEIAAQQTDRLVRLVNDILDLQRLESGRMKLTMQACDISALMQQSADIMRASAEENQIELLVFPLQMQVWAAPDAIVQTLTNLLSNAIKFSPPKSQIELSAVCCTPTCSVLLAVKDYGRGIPVDKLEVIFERFQQVDASDSRQRGGTGLGLTICRKIIEQHQGQIWAESIVGEGSTFYFTLPLALNPLPSSLYEQTHPDY